A window of Juglans regia cultivar Chandler chromosome 7, Walnut 2.0, whole genome shotgun sequence contains these coding sequences:
- the LOC118348901 gene encoding UPF0481 protein At3g47200-like, which translates to MTRKTLSTRIEEFEEKHVGLTRNVNECCMYRVHKQLRKVNKKAYKPVLLAIGPYNDQSKVGQGFMEEHKLQYLHQMLKITKVHVETYIATLKELEERPRNCYGEHIRHTPEEFVEMMVLDGCLIIELFHKYKTRDILEDPIFQMKWVLPRIAHDLLLFENQLPFFVLAKLFRKSESNNTHVVDIDEEKDEISVESSTSTDQVIQTRLNDLALIFFSCFLPCQWNVDASSHNSTEKINHLLSLAHEAFTPLLPLMVCQRLKLGFRFKNAEFEHLLGLIHATISISLLDIEIDHARERQEVGVKCKNPKIFKHLVGLICEAIIPLLAKMKNMRKAKKFKRLHDLTKIEHKNIHSATELEEAGIKFKKVEKSNVFSIKFNNGLMEISPLGIEDHTETYLQNLIAYEQYCHRHNDVNYVYNDVCFMDHLINTPKDVELLRRKGIIRNNLGDDEVISTMVNKLGHYVSISNNLYARTIMDVNMHCRRRRNVWMAKLRHDYFNNPWALVSFMGAVLLLALAITQTIFSIIH; encoded by the coding sequence ATGACCAGGAAGACACTGTCCACTcgtattgaggaatttgaggaAAAGCATGTTGGGTTGACTAGAAATGTTAACGAGTGTTGTATGTATAGAGTGCATAAGCAGTTACGTAAGGTAAACAAGAAGGCTTACAAGCCTGTGCTGCTTGCCATCGGTCCTTACAACGATCAAAGCAAGGTTGGCCAGGGGTTTATGGAAGAGCATAAATTGCAATATCTACATCAAATGCTTAAAATAACGAAAGTACATGTAGAAACATACATTGCCACCTTGAAAGAATTGGAAGAAAGACCTCGTAATTGCTATGGAGAACACATTAGGCACACCCCAGAGGAGTTTGTAGAAATGATGGTACTTGATGGGTGTCTCATTATTGAGTTGTTCCACAAGTATAAAACAAGAGATATTTTAGAGGACCCAATCTTTCAAATGAAGTGGGTGCTTCCTAGAATAGCTCATGATCTACTGTTGtttgaaaatcaacttccatTCTTTGTTCTCGCTAAATTGTTCAGGAAGAGTGAGAGTAACAATACACATGTTGTCGATATTGATGAGGAGAAAGATGAAATTAGTGTTGAAAGCTCTACCTCCACAGATCAGGTTATCCAGACACGACTTAATGATCTTGCCCTCATatttttctcttgctttttaCCATGTCAATGGAATGTCGATGCATCAAGTCATAATTCAACCGAAAAGATTAACCATCTACTTTCTTTGGCGCATGAAGCTTTCACCCCTTTACTTCCACTCATGGTATGTCAACGTTTAAAGCTCGGGTTCAGATTCAAGAATGCAGAGTTTGAGCATTTGCTTGGTCTCATACATGCAACAATTAGTATTTCATTACTTGATATAGAAATTGATCATGCCAGAGAACGTCAAGAGGTAGGAGTCAAATGCAAGAATCCAAAGATATTTAAGCACCTTGTTGGTCTGATTTGTGAAGCTATCATTCCATTacttgcaaaaatgaaaaatatgaggAAGGCAAAGAAATTTAAGCGTCTACATGATCTTACAAAGATTGAACACAAGAACATACACAGTGCCACAGAGCTTGAAGAGGCTGGAATCAAATTCAAGAAAGTAGAGAAATCTAATGTGTTTTCCATAAAGTTCAACAATGGGCTAATGGAGATTTCACCTTTGGGCATAGAAGATCATACAGAGACTTACTTACAAAATCTAATTGCATATGAGCAATACTGTCATCGACATAACGATGTGAATTACGTATACAACGATGTGTGCTTCATGGATCATCTCATTAATACTCCAAAGGATGTTGAGTTACTCCGCCGAAAAGGAATTATTCGTAATAATTTGGGTGATGATGAAGTTATTTCCACCATGGTTAACAAGCTTGGTCACTATGTCAGTATTTCAAACAACCTTTATGCTAGAACTATCATGGATGTGAACATGCATTGTAGGAGACGCAGGAATGTATGGATGGCAAAATTAAGGCACGATTATTTCAACAATCCTTGGGCATTGGTTTCCTTTATGGGTGCTGTCTTATTGCTTGCACTTGCAATTACACAAACCATATTTTCCATTATTCATTAG